From Nerophis lumbriciformis linkage group LG11, RoL_Nlum_v2.1, whole genome shotgun sequence, one genomic window encodes:
- the LOC133610051 gene encoding sclerostin domain-containing protein 1-like, whose translation MLQGTSSFTAAVMTCPTSGFQLLVVLLFLSGSCTAVSNDARESAGAQPVHIAQEEPPRDDANQARNGGKQQSELVHDDLDQSQVGCRELRSTKYISDGQCTSINPIKELVCAGECLPAHLLPNWIGGSPTGRFWSRREAQQWRCVIDRTRTQRIWLQCQDGSTRTYKITVVTSCKCKRYSREQNDSGHKDALVHGGKQKRKHRRE comes from the exons ATGCTTCAGG GAACGTCATCTTTCACTGCTGCAGTCATGACCTGCCCGACCAGCGGATTCCAACTCCTCGTAGTCCTGCTATTCCTGAGCGGGAGCTGCACGGCCGTCTCCAATGACGCCAGAGAGTCCGCTGGTGCTCAGCCGGTCCACATCGCCCAGGAAGAACCGCCCCGGGATGATGCGAACCAGGCGAGGAATGGTGGCAAACAGCAGTCTGAACTCGTCCACGATG ATCTAGACCAGAGCCAGGTGGGCTGCAGGGAGTTGAGGTCCACCAAGTACATTTCAGACGGACAATGCACCAGCATCAACCCCATTAAGGAGCTGGTTTGTGCTGGCGAGTGTCTGCCGGCTCACCTGCTGCCCAACTGGATCGGTGGCAGTCCCACCGGTAGGTTCTGGAGCCGCAGAGAGGCCCAGCAGTGGCGCTGCGTCATCGACCGAACCCGAACTCAGCGTATTTGGCTCCAGTGCCAGGACGGCAGCACCAGGACCTACAAGATAACCGTAGTGACCTCGTGCAAGTGCAAACGCTATTCCAGAGAGCAGAACGACTCCGGACACAAAGACGCCTTGGTGCACGGCGGAAAACAGAAGAGGAAACACAGGCGGGAATAA